The DNA sequence ATACAGAAAAAAATATTTGTTAAATTCAGAAATTGCAGACACAGTATGTGGAGCAACTTATGAGAGACAAAAAGCAGTAGAAAAGTTAGCTAAAATAGTAGATATAGTTATTATAGTAGGAGGACATAATAGTTCTAATACAAAAAAATTATATAATGTTTCAAAAAATATCAACAAAAGTAGTTATCATATAGAGAGAATAGAAGAAATAAAAAAAGAATGGTTTGAAAATTGTGAAACTGTAGGAATTACAGCAGGAGCATCTACACCTGAAAAAGTTATAAAACAAGTTGAAAAATATATAAAGGAGGCAATATGATGGAAAACGTGGAAAATTTTGAAGAGCTATTAGAACAATATTTACCAAATATTGAAAATGGAGAGGTTGTAAAAGGTCATATTTTAAGAAAAGATACTGACTATGGGTATATGGATATAGGGGCAAAAGGAGAAGCTAAAGTAAGAGTTAATGAAATAAATAATTTTGAAATTGGAGAAGATATTGAAGTGGTTGTTACAAGCAAATCAGAAGATAGAGATGGATATTTAAAAGTATCTAGATTGGCATATGATTTGGAAAAAAATTGGGCAATAATTAATGAAAAATTTGAAAGTAAAGAGGTTTTAGAAGGAGTAGTTACTAAAAAAGTAAATGGTGGATATATTGTTGATATATTTAAATATAAAACATTTTTACCTGGATCTTTGTCTTTATTTAAAGACAGCGAAGAAGTTTTAAACAAAAAAATAAATGTAATTATTAAAGATGTGAAAGATGGAAAAAGAAAAAAAATTATAGTATCAAGAAAAGAGGCAGAAAATAGAAAAATAGAAGAAGAGATGAAAAGCGTTAATATAGGAGACATAGTAAAAGGAAATGTGAAAGAAATTTTAGATTTTGGAATAATTGTAAAAATAGGGAATTTAAGTGGACTTGTTCATTTTTCAGAAATTTCTTGGAAAAAAGGGATGAAATTTAAAGAAAAATATTCAGTAGGGGATGAAATAGAAGTAAAAATAATAGATATAAATAGATCAAAAAAGAATTTGAAATTATCAATAAAACAATTGACAACTGATCCTTGGGAGAATATAGAAGAAAAATATCCTGTAGGAAAAGAGGTAGAAGGAACAGTTGAAAATATAGAAAAATATGGAGCTTTTATAGAAGTTGAAGAAGGAATAGAAGGATTATTGCATATTAGTGATTTAAGTTGGGGGAAAAAATTAGGGAATATAGAGAAATTCATAAAAATAGGTGATAAAGTAACTGTAAAAATTATAGAATTAGATAAAGAAAATAAGAAAATAAAATTAGGATTAAAGCAATTAACAGAAGATCCTTGGAAAAGTGCAGGTGAAAAATATACAATAGGAAAAGTTGTAGATTCAAAAATTGAGAGTATTCAAAACTATGGATTATTTGTGAAATTAGAAGAAGGAGTAGATGCTTTTGTTCATATTGCAGATATAGCATGGTTAAATCCATCTGTTAAAGGATATAATAAAGGAGATATGGTAAAAGTAAAAATATTAGAATTTAATGAAGCTGATAAAAGAATAAAAGCAGGAATTAAACAATTAGAAGTAAATCCTTGGGATGAAATCTTTGAAAAATATAAAGTTGGAGACAGAGTAAAAAGAAAAATAAAAGAAATAAGTAAATTTGGATTATTTGTAGAAATCGAATCTGGTATTGATGGGATGATTCATATATCACAAGCATCAAAAGATTTTATAAAAAACCTAGAAGAAAATTATAAAATCGGTGATGAAGTTGAAGCTGAAATAATAGATTTAGATAAAGAAAATAAAAAAATAAAATTATCTATAAAAAAATTAGAATTAAAAAGAGTAAAAGAAGAAGAAAAAGAGATGATTGAAAAATATGGAACTACAGAGTAAGGGTTTTTTCCCTTACTCGCTTTTTTATGTGATAAAATATGAATTTAATGTTTACAAATTCAGGAGGATGTTTTATGGAAAAAAAATATGGATATGGAAAACAATGGATTTTTGAAGAGGATATTAATGAAGTGGTTAAAGTTTTAAAAAGTGATTTTTTAACTCAAGGACCTAAAGTAGAAGAATTCGAAAAAAAAATAGCTGATTATATAGGAACGAAATATGCAGTAGTTTTTTCAAATGGTACAGCAGCTCTTCATGGAGCATATTTTGCAGGTGGATTAAAAAAAGATGATGAAGTAATAACAACTCCAATTACAT is a window from the Haliovirga abyssi genome containing:
- a CDS encoding S1 RNA-binding domain-containing protein, whose product is MMENVENFEELLEQYLPNIENGEVVKGHILRKDTDYGYMDIGAKGEAKVRVNEINNFEIGEDIEVVVTSKSEDRDGYLKVSRLAYDLEKNWAIINEKFESKEVLEGVVTKKVNGGYIVDIFKYKTFLPGSLSLFKDSEEVLNKKINVIIKDVKDGKRKKIIVSRKEAENRKIEEEMKSVNIGDIVKGNVKEILDFGIIVKIGNLSGLVHFSEISWKKGMKFKEKYSVGDEIEVKIIDINRSKKNLKLSIKQLTTDPWENIEEKYPVGKEVEGTVENIEKYGAFIEVEEGIEGLLHISDLSWGKKLGNIEKFIKIGDKVTVKIIELDKENKKIKLGLKQLTEDPWKSAGEKYTIGKVVDSKIESIQNYGLFVKLEEGVDAFVHIADIAWLNPSVKGYNKGDMVKVKILEFNEADKRIKAGIKQLEVNPWDEIFEKYKVGDRVKRKIKEISKFGLFVEIESGIDGMIHISQASKDFIKNLEENYKIGDEVEAEIIDLDKENKKIKLSIKKLELKRVKEEEKEMIEKYGTTE